A single genomic interval of Catenulispora sp. EB89 harbors:
- a CDS encoding TraR/DksA family transcriptional regulator gives MTVTQITETVAGVGGLPPYRTGEDPWTPDEVGELQAELEGDAARLRREISTAETGIADLLRDSGEGAGDDQADAGTKNFEREHEMAIANNAREMLQQTERALARLAAGTYGVCESCGEPVGKYRLQAFPRATLCMSCKQKQERR, from the coding sequence ATGACGGTCACGCAGATCACCGAGACCGTGGCCGGGGTCGGCGGGCTGCCGCCGTACCGGACCGGTGAGGACCCCTGGACCCCGGACGAGGTCGGCGAGCTCCAGGCCGAGCTCGAGGGCGACGCAGCGCGGCTGCGCCGGGAGATCAGCACCGCCGAGACCGGCATCGCCGACCTGCTGCGGGACTCCGGCGAGGGGGCCGGCGACGACCAGGCCGACGCCGGGACCAAGAACTTCGAGCGCGAGCACGAGATGGCCATAGCCAACAACGCCCGGGAGATGCTGCAGCAGACCGAGCGCGCGCTGGCCCGGCTGGCGGCCGGCACCTACGGCGTGTGCGAGTCCTGCGGCGAGCCGGTCGGCAAGTACCGGCTGCAGGCGTTCCCGCGGGCCACGCTGTGCATGAGCTGCAAGCAGAAGCAGGAACGCCGCTGA
- the lspA gene encoding signal peptidase II: protein MASEVRADSEVAEDVVGIVDETAGDAEVTGASEVSESDSPSAEAEIQTETQTQPDIELEAAPHRKRRIGVVLVFAALALAIDAVSKALVVAKLQDRGPVHVPGGFLDLNLIRNSGAAFSIGEGQTWVFTFIAACVVFVILRVSRNLRSLPWAIALGLLLGGALGNLSDRLFRAPGVGRGDVVDFLQFPTFPLVHYNFPVFNLADSSIVVGGCLMVLLSFLGMQPDGSRHKDVKPEAVAVPAPSSSGDAEPEDSSGKDA from the coding sequence GTGGCTTCAGAAGTACGTGCGGATTCAGAGGTGGCCGAGGACGTGGTCGGGATCGTCGACGAGACTGCCGGGGATGCCGAGGTGACCGGTGCCTCTGAGGTTTCCGAGTCGGATTCCCCGAGCGCCGAGGCCGAGATCCAGACCGAGACCCAGACCCAGCCTGACATCGAGCTCGAGGCCGCCCCGCACCGCAAGCGCCGCATCGGCGTGGTGCTGGTCTTCGCGGCGCTGGCCCTGGCCATCGACGCGGTCAGCAAGGCGCTGGTGGTCGCCAAGCTCCAGGACCGCGGTCCGGTGCACGTGCCCGGCGGCTTCCTGGACCTCAACCTGATCCGCAACTCCGGGGCGGCCTTCTCCATCGGCGAGGGCCAGACCTGGGTGTTCACCTTCATCGCCGCGTGCGTGGTGTTCGTGATCCTGCGGGTCTCGCGCAATCTGCGCTCGCTGCCCTGGGCCATCGCGCTGGGGCTGCTGCTCGGCGGCGCGCTCGGGAACCTGAGCGACCGGCTGTTCCGGGCGCCGGGGGTGGGGCGCGGCGATGTCGTGGACTTCCTGCAGTTCCCGACGTTCCCGCTGGTGCACTACAACTTCCCGGTGTTCAACCTCGCCGACTCCTCGATCGTGGTCGGCGGCTGCCTCATGGTGCTGCTGTCCTTCCTCGGCATGCAGCCGGACGGGTCGCGGCACAAGGACGTGAAGCCGGAGGCCGTGGCGGTGCCGGCGCCGTCCTCGTCGGGGGACGCCGAGCCCGAGGACTCCTCCGGCAAGGACGCGTAG
- a CDS encoding RluA family pseudouridine synthase produces MVAMSDLRSLPIPDGLEGERLDAALARMFGLSRTRAAELAADGRVRLDGAEAGKSDRVRGGAWLEIELPPAADPVAVKAEAVEGMRIVHDDEDIVVIDKPVGVAAHPSVGWLGTTVIGGLAAAGYRISTSGSAERQGVVHRLDVGTSGLMVVAKSERAYTLLKQAFRDRTVDKRYHTLVQGHPDPMRGTVDAPIGRHPHHDYKFAVVRDGKDSVTHYETIEAYRAATLLAIKLETGRTHQIRVHMAALRHPCVGDLQYGADPKLGERLGLTRQWLHAVSLGFEHPGTGEWVQFESQYPDDLQRALDLIAAES; encoded by the coding sequence ATGGTGGCCATGTCTGATCTCCGTAGCCTCCCCATCCCGGACGGCCTCGAGGGCGAACGCCTCGACGCCGCGCTGGCCCGCATGTTCGGCCTGTCCCGGACCCGCGCCGCCGAGCTGGCCGCGGACGGCCGGGTGCGGCTGGACGGCGCGGAGGCCGGGAAGTCCGACCGGGTGCGCGGCGGGGCGTGGCTGGAGATCGAGCTGCCACCGGCCGCCGACCCGGTGGCGGTGAAGGCCGAGGCCGTCGAGGGCATGCGGATCGTGCACGACGACGAGGACATCGTGGTCATCGACAAGCCGGTCGGGGTCGCGGCGCACCCGAGCGTGGGGTGGCTGGGGACGACCGTCATCGGCGGGCTGGCCGCGGCCGGGTACCGGATCTCGACTTCCGGGTCCGCCGAGCGCCAGGGCGTCGTGCACCGGCTGGACGTCGGGACGAGCGGCCTGATGGTCGTGGCGAAGTCCGAGCGCGCCTACACGCTGCTCAAGCAGGCCTTCCGCGACCGGACCGTGGACAAGCGCTACCACACGCTGGTGCAGGGGCACCCGGACCCGATGCGCGGGACCGTGGACGCGCCGATCGGTCGGCACCCGCACCACGACTACAAGTTCGCGGTGGTCCGGGACGGCAAGGACAGCGTCACGCACTACGAGACGATCGAGGCCTACCGCGCGGCGACGCTGCTGGCGATCAAGCTGGAGACGGGGCGGACGCACCAGATCCGCGTGCACATGGCGGCGCTGCGGCACCCCTGCGTCGGGGACCTGCAGTACGGCGCGGACCCGAAGCTGGGGGAGCGGCTGGGGCTGACGCGGCAGTGGTTGCACGCGGTGAGCCTGGGGTTCGAGCATCCCGGGACCGGGGAGTGGGTGCAGTTCGAGAGCCAGTACCCGGATGATCTTCAGCGCGCGCTGGACCTCATCGCGGCCGAGAGCTGA
- a CDS encoding DUF4436 family protein, translating into MQRTDWWWPPAHPRTWASMVGAVLLVALATGVGVYLSHLDRGGRHSGFGAGATGAPDRVDIVATINRVEAARNDAQVRVFVTVVGKYAKGGDGVFPTQDLTVETSSLSSGELTYPAGKRIVSKDMLMDLPGGDIADYPFDRYSTTLAFAATIGGEPAPTAVEIVDSDPGFVTRATVNGDESEPGFDIQLRRTRGTFVMVWLMYVIMWALALSVLTGALVMGHRRLGMVWPGLGWMAASLFALAGYRNTAPGQPPIGCLLDYTVFLWAEAIVAFSMVYAVLRGTKVEVAAEAGR; encoded by the coding sequence GTGCAGAGAACGGATTGGTGGTGGCCCCCGGCGCATCCGCGCACCTGGGCGTCGATGGTCGGTGCGGTCCTGCTGGTGGCGCTGGCCACAGGGGTCGGCGTCTACCTGTCCCACCTGGACCGCGGCGGCCGGCACAGCGGCTTCGGCGCGGGCGCGACCGGCGCGCCGGACCGCGTCGACATCGTGGCGACCATCAACCGGGTCGAGGCCGCGCGCAACGACGCGCAGGTGCGGGTGTTCGTGACCGTCGTCGGTAAATATGCCAAGGGCGGCGACGGCGTCTTCCCGACGCAGGACCTGACCGTCGAGACCTCGTCGCTGTCCTCCGGCGAGCTGACCTACCCGGCCGGCAAGCGCATCGTGTCCAAGGACATGCTGATGGACCTGCCCGGCGGCGACATCGCCGACTACCCGTTCGACCGCTACTCGACCACCCTCGCCTTCGCCGCGACCATCGGCGGCGAACCGGCCCCGACCGCCGTCGAGATCGTCGACTCCGACCCCGGCTTCGTCACCCGCGCGACCGTGAACGGCGACGAGTCCGAACCCGGCTTCGACATCCAACTGCGCCGGACCCGCGGCACGTTCGTGATGGTGTGGCTGATGTACGTCATCATGTGGGCCCTGGCCCTGTCCGTCCTGACCGGCGCACTGGTGATGGGCCACCGCCGCCTGGGCATGGTCTGGCCGGGCCTGGGCTGGATGGCGGCCTCGCTGTTCGCCCTGGCCGGGTACCGGAACACCGCGCCGGGCCAGCCGCCGATCGGCTGCCTGCTGGACTACACGGTGTTCCTGTGGGCCGAGGCGATCGTGGCGTTCTCGATGGTCTACGCGGTGCTGCGGGGGACCAAGGTCGAGGTGGCGGCGGAGGCGGGGCGGTAG
- the ybaK gene encoding Cys-tRNA(Pro) deacylase has protein sequence MAAKNRQASGTPATALLSKEGVDFTVHTYDHDPSAASYGQEAADALGVEPDRVFKTLVADVDGDLVVAVVPVSGSLDLKALATAVGGKKAAMADPAAVTRTTGYVLGGVSPLGQRKPLPTVVDETAQLFDTMFCSAGKRGMEIELAPGDLVRLTDAVVAEIGREG, from the coding sequence ATGGCAGCGAAGAACCGGCAGGCGAGCGGAACCCCGGCCACCGCCCTGCTCAGCAAGGAAGGCGTGGACTTCACCGTCCACACCTACGACCACGACCCGAGCGCGGCCTCCTACGGCCAGGAGGCGGCGGACGCCCTGGGCGTCGAACCCGACCGCGTCTTCAAGACCCTGGTCGCGGACGTGGACGGCGACCTGGTCGTGGCGGTCGTCCCGGTCTCCGGCTCCCTGGACCTGAAGGCCCTGGCGACCGCGGTCGGCGGCAAGAAGGCGGCGATGGCCGACCCCGCCGCCGTCACCCGCACCACCGGCTACGTCCTCGGCGGCGTCTCCCCGCTAGGCCAGCGCAAACCGCTGCCGACCGTGGTCGACGAGACCGCCCAGCTGTTCGACACCATGTTCTGCTCGGCCGGCAAGCGCGGGATGGAGATCGAGCTGGCGCCCGGGGACCTGGTGCGGCTGACGGACGCGGTAGTGGCGGAGATCGGGCGGGAGGGGTAG
- a CDS encoding LON peptidase substrate-binding domain-containing protein has product MTTELPLFPLGSVLFPGVVLPLHIFEHRYRQLVRDLSALPEGAPRRFGVLAVKDGHEVGHGNVTALYDVGCTAEIDSIVEYEDGRFDITTTGVHRFRLEAFDDEGPYARGEVELLDEVAGPEAEVLAPGLTALFRKYQAALSELRGVQVGSIPELPEDPTVLSYLIGAATVLDTYEKQRLLTTETTVDRLRAEAKILRRETGILKNLPSLPAVDLLRRRSR; this is encoded by the coding sequence GTGACGACAGAGCTACCGCTGTTCCCCCTCGGAAGCGTGCTCTTCCCGGGCGTCGTACTCCCCCTGCACATTTTCGAACACCGCTACCGGCAGCTGGTCCGCGACCTGTCGGCGCTCCCGGAGGGCGCGCCGCGCCGGTTCGGCGTGCTCGCCGTCAAGGACGGGCACGAGGTGGGGCACGGCAACGTCACGGCGCTGTACGACGTGGGCTGCACCGCCGAGATCGACTCGATCGTGGAGTACGAGGACGGCCGCTTCGACATCACCACCACCGGAGTGCACCGCTTCCGGCTGGAGGCCTTCGACGACGAGGGGCCCTACGCGCGCGGCGAGGTCGAGCTGCTCGACGAGGTGGCCGGCCCGGAGGCCGAAGTGCTGGCGCCGGGGCTGACGGCGCTGTTCCGCAAGTACCAGGCCGCGCTGTCGGAGCTGCGGGGCGTGCAGGTCGGGTCGATCCCGGAGCTGCCGGAGGATCCGACGGTGCTGTCGTATCTGATCGGCGCGGCGACGGTGCTGGACACGTACGAGAAGCAGCGGCTGCTCACCACGGAGACGACGGTGGACCGGCTGCGCGCCGAGGCGAAGATCCTGCGGCGGGAGACGGGGATCTTGAAGAACCTGCCGTCGCTGCCGGCGGTGGATCTGCTGCGGCGGCGGAGTCGGTAG
- the hisD gene encoding histidinol dehydrogenase, with the protein MITRIDLRGRALDTSQTDPRALVPRAELDVEAALAVVRPIVEDVHHRGEAALIEYGAKFDGVELEQVKVPKAALAEAVEQLDPQVKAALEESIRRARKVHRDQRRQASTTQVVPGGTVSERWVPVDRVGLYVPGGRAVYPSSVVMNVVPAQEAGVGSLAVASPPQKEFGGLPHPTILAACALLGVDEVYAVGGSQAVAMFAYGYQDADGAIVCRRADLVTGPGNIYVAAAKRLLKGVIGIDAEAGPTEIMVVADATADAGIVAADLISQAEHDPLAAAVLVTDSEELADQVVGELETRVAATKHVERIREALAGRQSAIVLVDDIDAALIVANGYAAEHLEIQTRDSAADAAKVRNAGAVFVGSFAPVSLGDYLAGSNHVLPTGGCACHSSGLSVQSFLRGIHVVDYTREALAEASALVVALANAEDLPAHGEAVTARFEDRG; encoded by the coding sequence GTGATCACTCGAATCGACCTGCGCGGTCGCGCTCTGGACACGAGCCAGACTGATCCTCGCGCCCTGGTACCCAGGGCCGAGCTGGATGTGGAGGCGGCCCTGGCCGTCGTCCGTCCGATCGTCGAGGACGTGCACCATCGCGGCGAGGCGGCGCTGATCGAGTACGGGGCGAAGTTCGACGGGGTCGAGCTGGAGCAGGTCAAGGTTCCGAAGGCGGCGCTCGCCGAGGCCGTGGAGCAGCTGGATCCGCAGGTCAAGGCCGCGCTGGAGGAGTCGATCCGCCGGGCCCGCAAGGTGCACCGGGACCAGCGCCGCCAGGCCTCGACCACGCAGGTCGTCCCGGGTGGCACCGTCAGCGAGCGCTGGGTGCCGGTGGACCGGGTCGGGCTGTACGTGCCCGGCGGCCGCGCCGTGTATCCGTCCTCCGTGGTGATGAACGTCGTGCCGGCGCAGGAGGCCGGGGTCGGCTCGCTGGCCGTCGCCTCGCCGCCGCAGAAGGAGTTCGGCGGGCTGCCGCACCCCACGATCCTGGCCGCGTGCGCGCTGCTCGGCGTGGACGAGGTCTACGCCGTCGGCGGGTCGCAGGCCGTCGCCATGTTCGCCTACGGCTACCAGGACGCAGACGGCGCCATCGTCTGCCGCCGTGCCGACCTGGTCACCGGCCCCGGCAACATCTACGTCGCCGCCGCCAAGCGGCTGCTCAAGGGCGTCATCGGCATCGACGCCGAGGCCGGCCCGACCGAGATCATGGTGGTCGCCGACGCCACCGCCGATGCCGGGATCGTCGCCGCCGACCTGATCAGCCAGGCCGAACACGACCCGCTGGCCGCCGCGGTGCTGGTCACCGACTCCGAGGAGCTGGCCGACCAGGTCGTCGGGGAGCTGGAGACCCGGGTCGCCGCGACCAAGCACGTCGAGCGGATCCGCGAGGCCCTGGCGGGGCGGCAGTCGGCGATCGTGCTGGTCGACGACATCGACGCGGCGCTGATCGTGGCCAACGGCTACGCCGCCGAGCACCTGGAGATCCAGACCCGGGACTCCGCCGCCGACGCCGCCAAGGTGCGCAACGCCGGCGCCGTGTTCGTCGGCTCCTTCGCGCCGGTGAGCCTCGGCGACTACCTGGCCGGCTCCAACCACGTGCTGCCCACCGGCGGCTGCGCCTGCCACAGCTCGGGGCTGTCGGTGCAGAGCTTCCTGCGCGGCATCCACGTCGTCGACTACACCCGCGAGGCCCTGGCCGAGGCCTCGGCGCTGGTCGTGGCCCTGGCCAACGCCGAGGACCTGCCCGCGCACGGCGAGGCCGTGACGGCCCGCTTCGAGGATCGGGGCTGA
- a CDS encoding histidinol-phosphate transaminase has protein sequence MDYRDLPIRDDLRELTPYGAPQIDVPYPLNTNENPYGPPAELVADLAKAVTDAATTLNRYPDRDATDLRKDLADYLDHGLTVRNVWAANGSNEVLQQILQVFGGPGRSAIGFEPSYSMHRLIALATATEWISGLREGDYTLDAAKAVAAIEKHQPNIVFLTSPNNPTGTAMELDVIRAVVKAADQVGAMVVVDEAYFEFARPGTPSALTLLPENPRLIVTRTMSKAFAMAGARVGYLAADPAVIDALLLVRLPYHLSALTQAAARTALKHVDALLGTVDAVKAQRDRIVAELVALGLHVVPSDANFVFFGVPGGDQKTLWQKILDHGVLIRDVGIPGMLRVTAGTESETTAFLDALKESLAVLDGES, from the coding sequence GTGGACTACCGCGACCTGCCGATCCGCGACGATCTGCGGGAGCTGACGCCGTACGGCGCGCCCCAGATCGACGTGCCGTATCCGCTGAACACGAACGAGAACCCGTACGGCCCGCCGGCCGAACTCGTGGCGGACCTGGCGAAGGCCGTCACCGACGCGGCGACCACGCTCAACCGCTACCCCGATCGCGACGCCACCGACCTGCGCAAGGACCTGGCCGACTACCTCGACCACGGCCTGACGGTCCGCAACGTCTGGGCCGCCAACGGCTCCAACGAGGTCCTGCAGCAGATCCTCCAGGTCTTCGGCGGCCCCGGCCGCAGCGCCATCGGCTTCGAACCCTCCTACTCGATGCACCGCCTGATCGCGCTGGCGACCGCCACCGAGTGGATCTCCGGCCTGCGCGAGGGCGACTACACGCTCGACGCCGCCAAGGCCGTCGCGGCGATCGAGAAGCACCAGCCGAACATCGTGTTCCTGACCTCGCCGAACAATCCGACCGGGACGGCGATGGAGCTGGACGTGATCCGGGCCGTGGTCAAGGCCGCGGACCAGGTCGGCGCGATGGTGGTGGTGGACGAGGCGTACTTCGAGTTCGCGCGGCCCGGCACTCCTTCGGCGCTGACGCTCTTGCCTGAGAACCCCCGGCTGATCGTCACGCGCACCATGTCGAAGGCGTTCGCCATGGCCGGCGCGCGCGTCGGCTACCTCGCCGCCGACCCGGCGGTGATCGACGCGCTGCTGCTGGTGCGCCTGCCGTACCACCTCTCGGCGCTCACGCAGGCCGCCGCGCGGACCGCGCTGAAGCACGTCGACGCGCTGCTCGGCACCGTGGACGCGGTGAAGGCGCAGCGGGACCGCATCGTCGCCGAGCTCGTCGCGCTCGGGCTGCACGTGGTCCCCTCCGACGCCAACTTCGTGTTCTTCGGCGTTCCGGGCGGGGACCAGAAGACGCTGTGGCAGAAGATCCTCGACCACGGCGTGCTGATCCGTGACGTGGGCATTCCCGGCATGCTGCGGGTCACCGCCGGGACCGAATCTGAGACGACGGCGTTCCTGGACGCCTTGAAGGAGAGTCTTGCCGTGTTGGATGGAGAATCGTGA
- the hisB gene encoding imidazoleglycerol-phosphate dehydratase HisB: MSRVGRVERTTGETGVLVEIDLDGTGEAEISTGVGFFDHMLHQLAKHGLFDLTVKTEGDLHIDGHHTVEDTSLALGAAFREALGTKAGLRRFADARVPLDETLAEVVVDLSGRPYLVHEMPEHLAPMIGDFDTELTRHIFESFVAQAQICLHIRVPYGRIAHHVVEAQFKALARALREACTPDPRVNGIPSTKGVL, from the coding sequence GTGAGCCGCGTGGGCAGGGTGGAGCGGACGACCGGCGAGACCGGCGTCCTGGTGGAGATCGACCTCGACGGCACCGGCGAGGCCGAGATCTCCACCGGCGTGGGCTTCTTCGACCACATGCTGCACCAGCTGGCCAAGCACGGCCTGTTCGACCTCACCGTGAAGACCGAGGGCGACCTGCACATCGACGGCCACCACACCGTCGAGGACACCTCGCTGGCGCTGGGCGCGGCGTTCCGCGAGGCGCTGGGCACCAAGGCGGGCCTGCGCCGGTTCGCCGACGCCCGGGTGCCGCTGGACGAGACCCTGGCCGAGGTGGTCGTGGACCTGTCCGGGCGGCCGTACCTGGTGCACGAGATGCCCGAGCACCTGGCGCCGATGATCGGGGACTTCGACACCGAGCTGACCCGGCACATCTTCGAGTCGTTCGTGGCGCAGGCGCAGATCTGCCTGCACATCCGCGTGCCCTACGGCCGGATCGCGCACCACGTGGTCGAGGCCCAGTTCAAGGCGCTGGCCAGGGCGCTGCGGGAGGCGTGCACGCCGGACCCTAGAGTGAACGGTATTCCGAGCACGAAGGGTGTCCTTTAG
- the hisH gene encoding imidazole glycerol phosphate synthase subunit HisH, translating into MSKPSVVVLDYGSGNIRSAERALERAGAQVSVTADVDAALNADGLFVPGVGAYAACMAGLKAVKGDRIIGRRLAGGRPVLGICVGMQILFERGVEHGVETAGCHEWPGTVERLDAPIIPHMGWNTLDVAAGSRLFAGLDADTRFYFVHSYGVRKWELTDTGRMAAPLVTWATHGEPFVAAVENGPLSATQFHPEKSGDAGLHVLRNWLEQLS; encoded by the coding sequence GTGAGCAAGCCCTCCGTCGTGGTCCTGGACTACGGCTCCGGGAACATCCGCTCCGCCGAGCGGGCGCTGGAGCGGGCCGGGGCGCAGGTCAGCGTCACGGCGGACGTCGACGCCGCCTTGAACGCGGACGGGCTGTTCGTGCCCGGGGTGGGGGCGTACGCGGCGTGCATGGCCGGGCTCAAGGCGGTCAAGGGCGACCGGATCATCGGGCGGCGGCTGGCCGGGGGGCGGCCGGTGCTGGGGATCTGCGTCGGGATGCAGATCCTGTTCGAGCGCGGGGTGGAGCACGGCGTGGAGACCGCCGGATGCCACGAGTGGCCCGGGACCGTGGAGCGGCTGGACGCGCCGATCATCCCGCACATGGGGTGGAACACGCTGGACGTGGCCGCGGGGTCGCGGTTGTTCGCCGGGCTCGACGCCGACACGCGGTTCTACTTCGTTCACTCGTATGGGGTGCGCAAGTGGGAGCTGACCGACACCGGGCGGATGGCCGCGCCGTTGGTGACGTGGGCCACGCACGGCGAGCCGTTCGTCGCCGCGGTGGAGAACGGGCCGCTGTCGGCCACGCAGTTCCATCCGGAGAAGTCCGGCGACGCCGGTCTGCACGTGCTGCGGAACTGGCTCGAGCAGCTGTCCTGA
- the priA gene encoding bifunctional 1-(5-phosphoribosyl)-5-((5-phosphoribosylamino)methylideneamino)imidazole-4-carboxamide isomerase/phosphoribosylanthranilate isomerase PriA, which produces MSGYLELLPAVDVADGQAVRLVQGAAGSETSYGDPLAAALAWQEAGAEWIHLVDLDAAFGRGTNADLLAVVIGSVDVKVELSGGIRDSVSLKRALATGCARVNLGTAALERPEWVSEVIAEHGDKIAVGLDVRGTTLAARGWTQEGGQLFEVLQRLDADGCARYVVTDVNRDGTLTGPNLDLLRDVCAATDKPVVASGGVSSLADLEALATLVPIGVEGAIVGKALYAGAFTLEEALELTRSA; this is translated from the coding sequence ATGTCCGGCTACCTCGAACTCCTGCCCGCCGTCGACGTCGCCGACGGCCAGGCCGTCCGTCTCGTGCAGGGCGCCGCCGGCTCCGAGACGTCCTACGGAGACCCGCTCGCCGCCGCGCTGGCCTGGCAGGAGGCCGGCGCCGAGTGGATCCACCTGGTGGACCTCGACGCCGCGTTCGGCCGCGGGACCAACGCCGACCTGCTGGCCGTGGTGATCGGGTCGGTGGACGTGAAGGTCGAGCTGTCCGGCGGCATCCGGGACAGCGTGTCGCTCAAGCGCGCCCTGGCCACCGGCTGCGCGCGCGTCAACCTCGGGACCGCCGCACTGGAGCGGCCGGAGTGGGTCAGCGAGGTGATCGCCGAGCACGGCGACAAGATCGCGGTCGGGCTGGACGTGCGGGGCACGACGCTGGCCGCGCGGGGCTGGACGCAGGAGGGCGGGCAGCTGTTCGAGGTGCTGCAGCGCCTGGACGCCGACGGCTGCGCGCGGTACGTGGTGACGGACGTGAACCGCGACGGGACGCTGACCGGGCCGAACCTGGACCTGCTGCGCGACGTCTGCGCGGCCACCGACAAGCCGGTCGTGGCCTCGGGCGGGGTGTCGTCGCTGGCGGACCTGGAGGCTCTGGCGACGCTGGTGCCGATCGGCGTCGAGGGCGCTATCGTCGGCAAGGCGCTGTACGCGGGCGCGTTCACGCTTGAAGAAGCCCTCGAACTCACCAGGAGTGCGTGA
- a CDS encoding RidA family protein codes for MSSIQRIGSEGQWENEYGYSRVVVAGPHAWVAGCTATVDGRVQGNGDPYAQMKVALEIARKALEQAGFGLHDVVRTRWYVVHARDVAEVGRAHGEVFAECRPAATALVVSGLTDPGMLVEVDLDAYRVGAA; via the coding sequence ATGAGCAGCATCCAGCGGATCGGCTCCGAAGGGCAATGGGAGAACGAGTACGGCTACTCGCGGGTGGTCGTCGCCGGGCCGCACGCGTGGGTCGCGGGGTGTACCGCCACTGTCGACGGCAGGGTGCAGGGGAACGGGGATCCGTACGCCCAGATGAAGGTCGCGCTGGAGATCGCTCGCAAGGCGTTGGAGCAGGCCGGGTTCGGGCTGCACGATGTGGTGCGGACCCGGTGGTATGTGGTGCATGCGCGGGATGTCGCCGAGGTGGGGCGGGCGCATGGGGAGGTTTTCGCGGAGTGCCGGCCTGCGGCCACGGCTTTGGTGGTGTCGGGGCTGACGGATCCTGGGATGTTGGTTGAGGTGGATTTGGATGCTTATCGGGTTGGGGCTGCTTAG
- the hisF gene encoding imidazole glycerol phosphate synthase subunit HisF: MSTAALGQLAVRVIPCLDVNAGRVVKGVNFENLRDAGDPVELARAYDAAGADELTFLDVTASSDARETVYDVVGRTADQVFIPLTVGGGVRSVQDVDRLLRAGADKVGVNTAAVTRPELIAEIADRFGNQVLVLSVDARRCPEGVSTESGYEVTTHGGRRSTGIDAVAWAARAAELGAGEILLNSIDADGMKQGFDLEMLAAVRAAVTVPLIASGGAGATEHFAPAVGAGADAVLAASVFHFGDVTIGEVKGALRAAGFPVR, from the coding sequence GTGAGCACCGCCGCCCTCGGCCAGCTGGCCGTCCGCGTCATCCCGTGCCTGGACGTCAACGCCGGGCGCGTGGTCAAGGGCGTGAACTTCGAGAACCTGCGGGACGCGGGGGATCCGGTGGAGTTGGCGCGGGCTTATGACGCGGCCGGTGCCGACGAGCTGACGTTTCTCGACGTCACCGCTTCGAGCGATGCGCGCGAGACGGTCTACGACGTGGTCGGCCGCACCGCGGACCAGGTCTTCATCCCGCTGACGGTCGGCGGCGGGGTGCGCTCGGTCCAGGACGTGGACCGCCTGCTGCGAGCCGGGGCGGACAAGGTCGGCGTGAACACGGCGGCGGTGACCCGCCCGGAACTGATCGCCGAGATCGCCGACCGCTTCGGAAACCAGGTACTGGTGCTGTCGGTCGACGCCCGCCGCTGCCCCGAGGGCGTGAGCACGGAATCCGGCTACGAGGTCACCACGCATGGCGGCCGCCGCTCCACCGGCATCGACGCCGTGGCGTGGGCGGCGCGAGCGGCGGAGCTGGGGGCGGGCGAGATCCTTCTGAACTCGATCGACGCCGACGGCATGAAGCAGGGCTTCGACCTGGAGATGCTGGCTGCGGTGCGGGCCGCGGTGACCGTCCCCCTGATCGCCTCCGGCGGCGCGGGCGCGACGGAGCACTTCGCCCCGGCGGTCGGCGCGGGAGCGGACGCGGTGCTGGCGGCCTCGGTGTTCCACTTCGGGGACGTGACGATCGGCGAGGTCAAGGGTGCGCTGCGGGCGGCGGGGTTCCCGGTGCGGTAG
- a CDS encoding CPCC family cysteine-rich protein has product MDAASQPGGGPYACPCCRFLTLEARGNYEICNECGWEDDGQDDLNADEVWGGPNGSESLTDARNSYALYASEARASDADSIVNGGEGAWWAPGARRMRDRGYTT; this is encoded by the coding sequence GTGGATGCTGCATCCCAGCCTGGTGGCGGTCCGTACGCTTGCCCCTGTTGTCGATTCTTGACGCTCGAGGCTCGAGGCAACTATGAGATCTGCAACGAGTGCGGTTGGGAAGACGACGGTCAAGACGATCTGAACGCCGACGAGGTCTGGGGCGGCCCCAACGGATCAGAGAGTCTGACCGACGCACGCAACAGCTACGCGCTGTATGCATCGGAGGCCAGGGCCTCGGATGCGGATTCGATCGTCAACGGCGGCGAAGGCGCGTGGTGGGCCCCTGGTGCGCGCAGAATGCGCGACAGGGGCTACACAACCTGA